A section of the Lutra lutra chromosome 3, mLutLut1.2, whole genome shotgun sequence genome encodes:
- the EXOSC8 gene encoding exosome complex component RRP43, producing the protein MAAGFKTVEPLEYYRRFLKENCRPDGRELGEFRTTTVNIGSISTADGSALVKLGNTTVICGIKAEFAAPPTDGPDKGYVVPNVDLPPLCSSRFRSGPPGEEAQVASQFIADVIENSQIIQKEDLCISPGKLSWVLYCDIICLDYDGNILDACTFALLAALKNVQLPEVTINEETGLAEVNLKKKSYLNIRTHPVATSFAIFDDTLLIVDPTGEEEHLATGTLTVVMDEEGKLCCLHKPGGSGLTGAKLQDCMSRAVTRHKEVKKLMDEVIKSMKPK; encoded by the exons ATGGCGGCCGGGTTCAA AACTGTGGAACCTCTGGAGTATTACAGGAGATTTTTG aaagagaactGCCGTCCTGATGGAAGAGAACTTGGTGAATTCAGAACCACAACTGTCAACATAG gTTCAATTAGTACTGCAGATGGTTCTGCTTTAGTGAAGCTGGGAAATACTACAGTAATTTGTGGAATTAAGGCG GAATTTGCAGCACCACCAACAGATGGCCCTGATAAAGGATATGTTG TTCCTAATGTGGATCTACCACCTCTGTGTTCATCGAGATTTCGGTCTGGACCTCCTGGAGAAGAGGCCCAAGTGGCTAGCCAGTTCATTGCAGATGTCATTGAAAA TTCACAGATAATTCAGAAAGAAGACTTATGCATTTCTCCCGGAAAG CTTTCTTGGGTTCTGTACTGTGATATCATTTGCCTCGACTATGATGGGAACATCTTGGATGCCTGTACATTTGCTTTGTTAGCAGCCTTAAAAAATG tACAGCTGCCAGAAGTTactataaatgaagaaactggttTAGCAGAAgttaatttaaagaagaaaagttatttgaaTATTAGAACTCATCCAGTTGCAACTTCCTTTGCTATATTTGATGA CACTCTGCTCATAGTTGACCCTACTGGAGAGGAGGAACATCTGGCAACTGGAACCTTAACAGTAGTAATGGATGAGGAAGGCAAGCTATGTTGTCTTCACAAACCAG GTGGAAGTGGGCTGACTGGAGCTAAACTTCAGGACTGTATGAGTCGAGCAGTTACCAgacacaaagaagtaaaaaaactGATGGATGAAGTAATTAAGAGTATGAAACCCAAATAA